Below is a genomic region from Salvia splendens isolate huo1 unplaced genomic scaffold, SspV2 ctg162, whole genome shotgun sequence.
ataattaaattaaacccacTGTGGGCGAGGCGGACGATGCAACGTGTTTTTTATCATAATTATCGTCCACCACTGTGGGTATGCGGACGATGCGGCAACgcgttttttttatcataattaaattaaaaatgcatTTGCCGGGAGTCGAACCCGAGTTCGACTTGGAAGACAATTATCCTAACCATTGGACTACAAACGCTAGTTGAGATATCTTGAAAACTAAGTTGTTTTATTCGTATGAGAATgatatgacaaaaataaaaattcacatcacTTATGATTGAATATGGTGtgataatttatgattaaaaagtaGAATTCGGTGAAACGAAAATTTGCTTCTTCAAGTTATTAAGATGATTATGTTGTgggattgaaataaaatttttttccaatttttataGTGTTTTACTAATTCacataaagaaaatgcttaggacAACCTATAGGGCATCCCACTGCATGTGAAAGGGTAATAGGATAAAATGATGATATGGTGGTGCATAGGACGTCCTACAGAGCGCTCCATTGTTAATGCTCTTTATATACTCAAATTTCAAATCATTCAAGTGGCCAAACTTTTGACTTTTGTAACCGTTCATTTTTTAAAGCCCTtaaaagcaaataaaactcGTTGACCTTAGTAATGGTTTCCaaaaaattactatttatttatgatgATGTCAATTGCAACTAATGCAAGTTGGAAATGGGAATCTCATGCGTGTTTAGCATTATAGATTAAATTATAAAAGTATATTTtctttaatgttattttttagttaaagCACGCAAATGATATGTCCATATCTTCTAACAGAGTAAACTCTATATAAAGTATTGACGTTGCTCAACCTCTAGCGACTatttatgacattaattttCTCCTAATAACATATTTTCAAACATGTTGCTTACAAAAAACACTTTTTTCacactaaataaataaatgagtgATGATGAGTAAGTGAACCAGAAAACCATACTTATAGTCGTGTTGGGATTTAATTTGTTAGATAATAATCTGccataaattaaaaatgatttcaTATGTGTACGTATCAAATAACACCTGTCTACAGTAACAATTTTATAATATCAGGTGATTTTTAACTTGTGTTTGCATTAGTTGACTAAGATAGATtgagatatggtatatgattcGTTCACAAAAATTCAAATGATTAAAAAACACTAGACAGAAAATTAAGGaagaaaaatgtgaataaaatatATAGCAAATCAGTGTTGACAACTTgtctataaaaaaattaagggcGGCCATTTACGATATTCCACAAAGTCAACTCTCCATTTCAATTCAGATTATCATTGCTATCAATAATATCCCTTCAAAAAAAGAAACATGTACAGGGAATTTTATTGAAAAGGTTAACTTGCATTTGCATATTAAATGTTGACATTTTATTTGGCTTTTATGTTTTAATGGGTGCAATAGTTTGTTTGAGCCTTTGAGGAGCTGTTCAATTGATTAATAAATTTGAGAGGTAGTGAATATTTTCTTTTGGTTTTGTgattaaacaaataaacattGATGCAGTGGTTAGAACTGATTTGTTAGGCCAAAACATACAAATACGTAAGATATTTGAAAACGACccttttgattttattttaggaaattgAGTATAAGTTATTTTCTTGTTTAGTATACTCAAATACGTTCGTAGTTACTATACTTTAGtttagaaaaaaatgatttggATTCCCTCTGAATCTCTGATATTTTTTTCTGAGAATCTATACTGTTATAGGACGTGTTATTTGTGAAAGTTCTCAGCTTTTGAAATGCAGATGTTGATGTTTCATATgtatataaatagatttatatatattccttacattttttatttgtgaCTATTGAGTTTTCGAATTTTTTATTCAACTATTGAATGTTAGATATTAGAACAATGATTTGTACAAATTAACAATAATAACAGGTTAATAAATATCTctctttttattgtgttttaTCCGACCAACTTGTCTCGTTTGATCAGTTGAAGCGTATATATAgttagggagatgatcaaagtataattaatattaagtgtataactagagaacaaatcttagtcattagattaaaatgatctagttcactatatgagtgattttgttcactataagagtgatttagttcactacaggaaggagtgaaccaaaacattattatagtgaagtatttactTCGTGAATGATTTAATTCACTGTAAAGGCATTTTGATTTACTCCTTcctgtagtgaactaaatcactcttatagtgaactaattGCTCGAACTAAATTTGTATTatctagttatgcatttaagtagTGATTTCCCTAAATcactactttaattaattatattgatTGATTATGAGCATGCAGTACTActatatttctttatttttagcATATACTCCAATAATATTGCTGAgtacactttttttttcttttactaccAATTTGATTTATAGCAATTAAGTAACAACACAAAAGACAAATGAATTGgactatatatttatttatttttatcatatactctcttcgttccaTAAAAAATATTGTAGATCGTTTTTGTTATTTTGGGATGTTCCACAAAAAAAACAACTTTTATTTTAggatttctttctttctattgaGGTGAacttcattctccactaacaatactccaatcattttttctttataactctctcttactttatcaattacgtATTAAAATCAATGTCGTAGACGAGGGAGTATTACTTAGTAGAGTAGTAAGCAATTTTTGTTTCCATATCTCTTTGATTTTATCCTAGTaaacctttttatttttaatttttatcataTACTTATATGCATGCTTCTATTATTTAAATTCGGCCCACTAAAACTAATATGGGCCCAACTCATTAAGATTCATAGAATAAACAGACTGGGCTGCAGAAATAACAAGAGATTGTAAAAGATTAACATGATATATGGCTTAATTCAATTAAGGcctaaaataaaatcatagtaaCTTCAGATTTCTATCAGCAGATGAAAGAAGGTTGCTGGTGGGTGGAGCCGTGGAGGTGCCGTGGCCCGTGGGATCAATGGCCGCTTATCGACATTTTCTATGGATACGCTGGACCAGCAGTGGGGTCAATAGACACCTTGTTGTCGAATCCTTTACTCCTGTACTATTGTTATATACTCactttgtcccattaaaaatcaaacgtttctaaaatagaaacatctctatctctactttttcatctatcttcattaactcacaaaccAACACTATATAAAAACTCATGCCCATttccaaatgttgcatatttaatgggatatTTGCATCACAATTTTGGAATTCGTAATGCTTCTAACATCGAATCCACCCACAGGCCACAGGGCACAGCTACcttaatttcaaattataattCATTAATCATAGttacaattttaaaaaactcaattgacttttttttaatatatagcAAGAGGACtttgtttaataaaatctaGAGTGATTATAAGTCATCTTCTAAGCAACTCGACCGagttgaatttttaaaaatacatcaGGTCTATTAATGGAAAGACGTCATAATTTTAATTGGTAGTTGTAAGTTTTAACACGAATATAATAAAAGAGTGGACATGAAATATATCTATGTTCATATGGTATACATAAAAAGTGTCTGTTCAtagaaaaaactttaaaaaatattcacatttatCTCTACAATTCACCGCTCAAAATAATCGTTAGTTTTTAATCGGATGACACTTTAGATGGAAATTAATGAGAGTTTTGAACTGCCATTCACCACTCCAAATTATCATTGTACTGATCCTTTGTATGTCAATATTAAATATCACGTATTGTCATTTTTCAGTTTCCATCTATTAAAAATAGACCACTCACACCTTTTGTATGTCAATATTAAATGTCATATATtgtcaattttcaattttcatctaTTAAAAATAAGTCACTCAtttcttaaaaggccttataaggaaAGAGTTTTCATACTTATATAGATATGCTAAGATCATCATATGAGACcagatttaatagttttaacatcatcattaaatatttcatctcaATTTTACTATCATTCATAATCTAGCTAGAACTACTTTCGTTCGTGAAAGTTATTTAGGTTATTATTGATTAGATTATGTATGCTTTTGAATAACGGCTCTATAAAACTATACATAATAAGTGTCTATAACAATTATCccaatcagaaaaaaataaaaataaacaattgcATGCCCAATTCGAAAAAAGATGAAAGGGGCGCATATTATTGTTGTTGCATTGTTTTTGCTATATATTGATGTGACTATATATATGCCATGTGAAACATAGAACCAGTCAGATGCTGACAAACATAATTACAATTTAACCTAATAGAGGAAAAATCATATATAACCAAAATACTAAATTGCATGTTTTGTTTGTCCACATTCATAAAAAGTGATATTCTTCTTTTGTTTGTCTACATTCATAAAAGTGATATTCTTCTAATTCTCTTAGAGTGGTTAAATGTTTAAAATTTGCCTAATAAAACAATGTTCTAAACATACCTTATCTTATTGCCGATTTAAACATAGATCAAGAGGAAGCATGTAAAATAACCAAACtccaaattatttattaaagaCACGTCAATAATCAAGATTAATCCAATTACTTTTTTGGAAGGTTTTCACCTCCCATCAAAGTAGACACAAATTCTTGAATATTTTTATCCGAACTTCCACCCTCATCCACAGCTCCCTTTGTCAATTCCTTCCATTTCATTGCATTTAATCTCATCTCTTCCGCCCTCTCTCCCGCCATCACATACTTCACGCAACGAACCATCTCCTCATGCCCGACAACGCCTCCCTTATCCGGACAAGCCCTCACTCCCATTTTCCAAACATCCATCACAAACTTAGCATTCGTAGCCTGGTCACTCCACCACGGGACCCCCACCATGGGGACCCCTAGGCTCAGTGCCTCCAGAGTCGAGTTCCATCCACAGTGCGTGATGAAGCACCCTATGGCATCGTGAGCGAGGACCTCTAGCTGTGGGCACCATGACACGATTAGCCCCTGGTCTGAGGCCTCGTCCACGAAGCACTGGGGGAGCTTGGAGGCCTCTGACGACCGGACCACCCATAGAAAGGGTTTGCCGGTTAGCTTTAGGGTTGTTGCTAATTCTACCATTTGTTGCTCTTCCAATTTGGCCATGCTGCCAAAGGAGATGTAGATAACTGATTTAGGTGATTGTTGTTGTAGCCATTTGACGCAAGTATCGTCTGGCTTGAACAAACTAAGGCCATAATTTTTGTCGTATTGCAATCTTTTGTCTAGGTACATAGAAGGTATGGTTGGTCCAATTGTTTTCACGGACATGAATTTTTTTAGCCAATCAGTTGCCTGAAATCAGACCAAAAgtaaatgaaaatgaataaatatgagtaattaattaattagaaaaatatttatatcatgATCTAACTTTTAACCTAACTTGATTACTtttagttttttgtttttttggggtGATGATAAGATTGAGCTGCCGTGCTACAAAGCAAAA
It encodes:
- the LOC121789182 gene encoding UDP-glycosyltransferase 74E2-like, yielding MEKSQHKPHCLILPYPIQGHINPMLQFSKRLAHKGITITFAVLENLLSSATDEFSASISVETISDGFTAATRAGAQLPEYLPTFQKAGSESLAQLIEKLRERGRAVDCVVYDTFLPWGLAVARRMGLFGAAFFTQSCSVNIIYYTLFQGWLKAEAVDREVLLPGLPELGVSDLPSFVLDRETHPGSFELVVDQFEGVEDSNFVFVNSVYELEEEATDWLKKFMSVKTIGPTIPSMYLDKRLQYDKNYGLSLFKPDDTCVKWLQQQSPKSVIYISFGSMAKLEEQQMVELATTLKLTGKPFLWVVRSSEASKLPQCFVDEASDQGLIVSWCPQLEVLAHDAIGCFITHCGWNSTLEALSLGVPMVGVPWWSDQATNAKFVMDVWKMGVRACPDKGGVVGHEEMVRCVKYVMAGERAEEMRLNAMKWKELTKGAVDEGGSSDKNIQEFVSTLMGGENLPKK